The following are from one region of the Erwinia billingiae Eb661 genome:
- the galR gene encoding HTH-type transcriptional regulator GalR: protein MATIKDVARLAGVSVATVSRVINNSPKASEASRLAVTSAMDELQYHPNANARALAQQSTETMGLVVGDVSDPFFGALVKAVEQVAYETGNFLLIGNGYHNEQKERQAIEQLIRHRCGALVVHAKKIPDADLIPLMKQIPGMVLINRALPGYEQRCIALDDRYGSWLATRHLIQQGHQNIAYICSTHPISDTEDRLQGYYDALKEHNLPCNDRLVALGEPDEVGGEQAMTELLGRGKQFTAVACYNDSMAAGALAVLSDNGVRVPEEMSLIGFDDVLVSRYVRPRLTTVRYPIVTMAQQAAALALALANNQPLPEVTNLFSPTLVRRHSVGTPD from the coding sequence ATGGCTACGATAAAGGATGTTGCCAGGCTCGCGGGCGTTTCCGTTGCAACGGTTTCCCGCGTTATTAACAACTCACCGAAGGCGAGTGAGGCGTCACGCCTGGCCGTTACCAGCGCAATGGATGAGCTGCAATACCACCCGAACGCCAACGCACGCGCCCTGGCGCAGCAGTCTACCGAGACCATGGGGCTGGTGGTGGGCGATGTTTCCGACCCGTTCTTTGGTGCGCTGGTGAAAGCCGTGGAGCAGGTGGCTTACGAAACCGGCAACTTTTTACTGATTGGTAACGGTTACCATAATGAGCAAAAAGAGCGCCAGGCCATCGAGCAATTGATCCGCCACCGCTGCGGCGCGCTGGTGGTCCACGCGAAAAAAATTCCCGACGCCGACCTGATCCCACTGATGAAACAGATCCCCGGCATGGTGCTGATTAACCGCGCCCTGCCCGGCTACGAGCAGCGCTGTATTGCGCTGGACGATCGCTACGGATCCTGGCTGGCCACCCGCCATCTGATCCAGCAAGGCCATCAGAACATTGCCTACATCTGCTCGACGCACCCGATTTCCGATACCGAAGATCGCTTGCAGGGGTATTACGATGCGCTGAAGGAACATAACCTGCCGTGCAACGACCGTCTGGTGGCGCTGGGCGAGCCGGATGAAGTGGGCGGTGAACAGGCGATGACCGAGCTGCTGGGCCGCGGCAAGCAGTTTACCGCCGTCGCCTGCTATAACGATTCGATGGCCGCCGGCGCGCTGGCGGTGTTAAGTGATAATGGCGTGCGGGTGCCGGAAGAGATGTCGTTGATTGGTTTTGATGACGTGCTGGTGTCGCGCTATGTTCGCCCGCGCCTGACCACGGTGCGTTACCCGATTGTCACCATGGCGCAACAGGCCGCCGCGCTGGCGCTGGCGTTAGCCAATAATCAGCCGCTGCCAGAAGTGACCAATTTGTTCAGCCCGACGCTGGTTCGCCGTCATTCGGTAGGCACGCCGGACTGA
- a CDS encoding GNAT family N-acetyltransferase, producing the protein MSTLKIVPLAEAKQHIDTVTDWLWQAFGSENSRPFFASILASSLSGADLPITWVATDGDRVVGTVGLWRCDLISRQDLSPWLAALYVDESYRGRGLSEQLQLKVMAESRRRGDDQLYLYAACADYYERFGWQYIGDALDYPDRSVRLYQRSLAG; encoded by the coding sequence ATGAGCACGCTGAAAATTGTGCCGCTAGCGGAGGCGAAACAGCATATCGACACGGTCACCGACTGGTTATGGCAGGCCTTTGGCAGCGAAAACAGCCGGCCCTTCTTTGCCAGCATTCTGGCCAGCAGCCTGAGCGGCGCGGACCTGCCGATCACTTGGGTGGCGACAGACGGCGACCGGGTGGTGGGAACCGTAGGGTTGTGGCGCTGTGACCTGATCAGCCGTCAGGATCTGTCTCCGTGGCTGGCCGCGTTATACGTGGACGAAAGCTATCGCGGGCGCGGATTGAGCGAGCAGTTGCAGCTTAAGGTAATGGCGGAAAGCCGCCGGCGCGGCGACGATCAACTGTATCTGTATGCGGCTTGTGCGGATTATTACGAGCGCTTTGGCTGGCAGTATATTGGCGATGCGCTGGATTATCCGGACCGGTCTGTCCGGCTTTACCAGCGATCGCTTGCCGGTTAA